The following coding sequences are from one Bradyrhizobium sp. 200 window:
- a CDS encoding NAD(P)/FAD-dependent oxidoreductase, with the protein MTTAPKQPHHVVIVGAGFGGLEAAFGLAGAPVRITLIDRRNHHLFQPLLYQVATASLATSEIAWPIRYLLRGRKEVTTLFANVSGVDAADKRVLLDDGEALSYDTLVLATGARHAYFGHDEWEPFAPGLKTLEDATTLRRRILVAFERAERETDPVRRAALLTFVIIGAGPTGVEMAGTIADLAKDTLPPDFRNIDTHKTRVVLVEAGPRVLAGFPEDLSAYAQRSLEEIGVEVVLGQPVTECAIDGVVYGGNKLEARTIVWAAGVRASRAAEWLNAPADRAYRLKVEPDLTVPGHPDIFAIGDTVTIAGPDGNPVPGIAPAAKQQGRFVAALIKARLGSGTLPPFRYKHAGSLAQIGKKKAVIDFGRIKLRGNIAWWIWGIAHIYFLIGLRNRLSVALSWLWIHARDQRAARLITQGSSKVTG; encoded by the coding sequence ATGACGACAGCGCCGAAACAGCCCCATCACGTGGTGATCGTCGGCGCCGGCTTCGGCGGACTGGAGGCTGCCTTCGGCCTCGCCGGCGCGCCTGTTCGGATCACGCTGATCGACCGCCGCAACCATCATCTGTTCCAGCCGCTGCTCTACCAGGTCGCCACCGCTTCGCTGGCGACGTCGGAAATTGCCTGGCCGATCCGCTACCTCCTGCGCGGACGCAAGGAGGTGACGACGCTGTTCGCAAATGTCAGCGGCGTCGATGCTGCTGATAAGCGCGTGCTGCTCGATGACGGCGAGGCACTGTCTTATGACACGCTGGTGCTCGCCACCGGCGCCCGTCACGCCTATTTCGGCCATGACGAATGGGAGCCGTTCGCGCCAGGCCTGAAAACACTGGAGGACGCCACCACGCTGCGGCGGCGCATCCTCGTCGCGTTCGAGCGCGCCGAACGCGAGACCGATCCTGTCAGGCGCGCGGCGCTACTCACGTTCGTGATCATCGGCGCCGGCCCGACCGGCGTCGAAATGGCGGGGACCATCGCCGACCTCGCCAAGGACACGCTGCCGCCGGATTTTCGCAACATCGACACCCACAAGACCCGCGTGGTCCTGGTCGAGGCGGGCCCGCGTGTGCTGGCCGGCTTTCCCGAGGATCTCTCCGCCTACGCGCAGCGCTCGCTGGAGGAGATCGGCGTCGAGGTGGTGCTGGGGCAGCCCGTCACCGAATGTGCCATCGATGGCGTCGTCTATGGCGGCAACAAACTGGAGGCCAGAACCATCGTCTGGGCCGCCGGAGTGCGCGCTTCACGCGCGGCGGAATGGCTGAACGCGCCCGCCGACCGCGCCTACCGTTTGAAGGTCGAGCCTGATCTGACCGTGCCCGGCCATCCCGATATCTTTGCCATTGGCGACACCGTGACGATCGCCGGCCCCGACGGCAATCCCGTACCGGGCATTGCGCCGGCCGCCAAGCAGCAGGGACGCTTCGTGGCGGCACTGATCAAGGCGCGCCTAGGCAGCGGCACTCTGCCGCCGTTCCGCTACAAGCATGCCGGCAGCCTCGCGCAGATCGGCAAGAAAAAGGCGGTGATCGATTTCGGCCGCATCAAGCTGCGCGGCAACATCGCCTGGTGGATCTGGGGCATCGCCCACATCTACTTCCTGATCGGCCTGCGCAACCGGCTCAGCGTCGCGCTGAGCTGGCTTTGGATCCACGCCCGCGACCAGCGCGCCGCGCGGCTGATCACGCAGGGCTCGAGCAAGGTCA